From the Micromonospora lupini genome, one window contains:
- a CDS encoding pyridoxamine 5'-phosphate oxidase family protein, with translation MSNDPTSVTEARTRVTELVRAARICMLTTIALDGRQVSRPMGLQEAEFDGDLWFFAYDDSAKVRQIRVNPEVNVAFSDQRHNAWVSVSGTASEGFDAERAKRLWNPLLKTWFPDGLDTPGLTLLKVHASSAEYWDSPSSTVVNLLGFAKAAVTGHPSAVGENHEVTY, from the coding sequence ATGAGCAACGATCCGACAAGCGTCACCGAGGCCCGGACGCGGGTCACCGAGCTGGTCCGCGCCGCCCGGATCTGCATGCTCACCACTATCGCGCTGGACGGGCGGCAGGTGAGCCGGCCGATGGGGCTGCAGGAGGCCGAGTTCGACGGCGACCTGTGGTTCTTCGCGTACGACGACTCGGCCAAGGTGCGCCAGATCCGGGTGAACCCGGAGGTCAACGTCGCCTTCTCGGACCAGAGGCACAACGCCTGGGTGTCGGTCTCGGGCACCGCCAGCGAGGGCTTCGACGCCGAGCGCGCCAAGCGGCTGTGGAACCCGCTGCTCAAGACCTGGTTTCCGGACGGACTGGACACGCCCGGCCTGACCCTGCTCAAGGTGCACGCCAGCTCCGCCGAGTACTGGGACTCGCCCAGCAGCACCGTGGTCAACCTGCTCGGGTTCGCGAAGGCCGCCGTCACGGGTCACCCGTCGGCCGTCGGCGAGAACCACGAGGTGACCTACTGA